One genomic window of Deinococcus ruber includes the following:
- a CDS encoding bacterial transcriptional activator domain-containing protein, translating to MIEARPLLEAAATQGNLEAAVESANLLRATGHQERALQQLTSLLPSLQGELRYRALRWMGVCEEMLGIDGSWERVEEARMGYLALGDAEMVARLNQSLSVIYNMRGRHTEALQLLQGSLVVLESQQNRGPYLSALSTLADLQMESRLYQEAQATIARALRLAREVQAFYNARRLSYLEALAALLSGNIGRFLPLIKQSIQDAEEAGDLPVVELGVALLADHHSRMGDHAQAIRVMTQFYQHQPSTQSVAIEIVEAMLARRRGDLAGAYQSLMALKQLAVRQHRPDQAVRAGLQAVYALYKMRHFERVSEELPEVLQSMMRLGTTGGPYALRPDMAELSELFLHAQNNPVTAPLLVTVLDQASGLLGATADLFAPIVMVELLTLGQYVVLTDGVPSTYAGRQARFVVAVLSYITLHPDCSNLDIQTALFPNHHPRTSARYIRDAVDHIDRLGPLLEKGGSYHRPVYRITDKVTVSMDLQLVFKRAAEGNALGALDAYRGEFMPELDDSEWVQDLRHRLTTTLKLALEPLLNDAELNRQYAQVVRLCTLALRALPLDLDLMTRRLQAAELSGSMYELELFRRELERSIN from the coding sequence ATGATTGAAGCGCGGCCGCTCCTGGAAGCCGCCGCGACGCAGGGCAATCTGGAAGCAGCGGTGGAGTCCGCCAATCTGCTGCGCGCAACCGGTCACCAGGAGCGCGCCCTTCAACAGCTCACGAGTCTCCTTCCGTCCTTGCAGGGTGAACTGCGGTACCGTGCGCTCCGCTGGATGGGCGTGTGCGAGGAAATGCTGGGTATCGACGGCAGTTGGGAACGGGTTGAAGAGGCCCGCATGGGATACTTGGCGCTCGGAGACGCGGAGATGGTTGCGCGCCTAAACCAGTCGCTGTCTGTGATCTACAACATGCGTGGACGTCACACCGAAGCGCTCCAGCTGCTCCAAGGATCGCTGGTGGTCCTCGAGTCTCAGCAGAACAGAGGGCCGTACCTGTCGGCACTGTCCACCCTGGCGGACCTCCAGATGGAATCCAGGTTGTATCAGGAAGCGCAGGCGACCATCGCGCGGGCGCTGCGGCTGGCGCGTGAGGTGCAGGCCTTCTACAACGCGCGGCGACTGTCGTATCTGGAAGCACTGGCAGCGCTGCTTTCGGGGAACATCGGTCGCTTTCTGCCCCTCATCAAGCAGAGCATCCAGGACGCTGAGGAAGCAGGGGATCTCCCGGTCGTTGAACTGGGCGTGGCATTGTTGGCCGATCATCACAGCCGCATGGGTGACCACGCGCAGGCCATCCGGGTCATGACACAGTTTTATCAGCATCAGCCGTCCACGCAGAGCGTTGCCATCGAAATCGTCGAGGCGATGCTCGCGCGGCGGCGCGGAGACCTGGCAGGAGCGTACCAGTCGCTGATGGCCTTGAAACAACTGGCGGTCCGGCAACATCGGCCGGATCAGGCGGTTCGGGCAGGACTCCAGGCGGTGTACGCCCTGTATAAGATGCGCCACTTTGAGCGTGTGTCCGAAGAGCTGCCAGAGGTGCTCCAGAGCATGATGCGGCTCGGAACAACCGGCGGGCCGTACGCGCTGCGCCCCGATATGGCCGAATTGTCTGAACTGTTCCTCCACGCTCAAAACAACCCGGTCACCGCGCCGCTGTTGGTGACGGTGCTGGATCAGGCGTCCGGGCTCCTGGGAGCCACGGCCGACCTGTTTGCGCCGATCGTGATGGTAGAATTGCTGACGCTCGGGCAGTACGTCGTGCTCACAGACGGCGTGCCCAGCACGTACGCTGGTCGTCAGGCCCGCTTCGTGGTTGCCGTTCTGTCGTACATCACGCTGCATCCTGACTGCAGCAACCTCGACATTCAGACAGCCCTGTTTCCAAATCATCATCCGAGAACGTCCGCACGGTACATCCGGGACGCCGTCGATCATATCGATCGTCTGGGTCCGCTCCTCGAAAAGGGCGGAAGTTATCATCGCCCGGTCTACCGCATCACCGACAAGGTGACCGTCAGCATGGATCTTCAGTTAGTCTTCAAACGCGCGGCGGAAGGCAATGCGCTCGGGGCGCTGGACGCCTACCGCGGTGAGTTCATGCCTGAACTGGATGACAGTGAATGGGTCCAGGATCTTCGTCACCGCTTGACGACCACGCTGAAGCTCGCGCTCGAACCGCTCTTAAATGACGCGGAGCTGAACCGTCAGTACGCTCAGGTGGTGCGGTTATGTACCCTGGCGCTGCGGGCGTTGCCCTTGGATCTCGACCTGATGACCCGGCGCCTGCAAGCGGCGGAACTGAGTGGATCGATGTACGAACTCGAACTGTTCCGCCGTGAACTTGAACGATCGATCAACTGA
- a CDS encoding HD-GYP domain-containing protein has product MANLGIPDDEHLTRVMFLTLALSERLNMADTPRERRHILWAGLLHDIGKALVPNELLNKPGQLTDDERVAIERHPELGARLAQNIAGIEPEVTQAIMHHHESYGGNGYPYGLAGLQIPRLARVLSVADVYDALTSNRPYRTAWTHQEAMTYLQNHSGSNRNCRLQFDPVAVWALNTLNLQETS; this is encoded by the coding sequence ATGGCCAACCTTGGCATTCCGGACGATGAACACCTGACGCGCGTTATGTTCTTGACCCTGGCGCTGAGTGAGCGTCTGAATATGGCGGACACTCCCCGGGAACGCCGCCACATTCTGTGGGCTGGCCTACTGCACGATATCGGAAAGGCGCTGGTGCCCAATGAGCTCCTGAATAAGCCGGGCCAGCTGACAGATGACGAACGGGTTGCAATCGAACGCCACCCCGAGCTGGGAGCGCGCCTCGCACAGAACATTGCTGGAATCGAACCGGAAGTCACCCAGGCGATCATGCATCATCACGAATCCTACGGTGGCAACGGTTACCCGTATGGCTTAGCCGGACTGCAGATTCCCCGGCTTGCACGCGTCCTGTCCGTCGCAGACGTGTACGACGCATTGACCAGCAATCGTCCGTACCGCACCGCCTGGACGCACCAGGAAGCGATGACGTATCTGCAAAACCACAGCGGAAGCAACCGCAACTGCCGCCTGCAGTTTGACCCCGTTGCGGTCTGGGCACTGAATACGTTGAATCTTCAAGAGACTTCCTGA
- a CDS encoding helix-turn-helix domain-containing protein has product MNMAHSTEFQHVKDAMMQGAYHRVLELLPLPVTPEWAKISWSGNVPPTALRPPWHFYNERLTDIFTLLFRNIAETRLGIAGASQDITDHLYEASKHWGVNEVDVAFDLLIAINDVSSISKFEQWVEFCSYLPLLTFEPLIWPLKSESNIVRTNHREVFHILFFEAALTLLKIGKDQIAETLLDKLSQEQRDVIEVLIQLPNSTEPLTEKQKISLKVWDNHQTVEYLLFERSFQNKTILYINILEGWFEINGTRQEIDKYNPRSIARVLAYLANDTKIQSSKEEIVAHAVPEKSESTIKVMIKEIRAAFGSDIIKTIPSYGYQFSENYVTITDLQEFRETAKTRPYETVQLIIKNILPESARSPFVVQQLVDIFDIAESSAFQKNDSKTVILINEMYMQYTELAFAKESKRKKELY; this is encoded by the coding sequence ATGAACATGGCACACTCAACAGAATTTCAGCATGTGAAGGACGCGATGATGCAAGGTGCATATCATCGCGTCCTTGAGCTGTTGCCTCTGCCTGTCACACCCGAGTGGGCCAAAATTTCTTGGTCAGGGAATGTTCCACCAACAGCACTCCGGCCCCCTTGGCACTTCTATAATGAACGTCTAACTGATATTTTTACGTTGCTCTTTCGCAACATCGCAGAGACACGTCTAGGAATTGCAGGAGCTTCACAAGATATTACTGATCATCTCTATGAAGCCTCAAAACATTGGGGAGTTAACGAAGTAGATGTTGCATTTGATCTGCTCATAGCCATTAACGATGTTTCATCAATTTCCAAATTCGAACAATGGGTAGAATTCTGCAGCTACCTTCCGTTGCTAACGTTTGAGCCTCTCATATGGCCTCTGAAGAGCGAATCTAACATTGTTCGCACGAATCATAGAGAGGTTTTCCACATATTGTTTTTTGAAGCAGCATTAACACTGCTAAAAATCGGGAAGGACCAGATTGCAGAAACTCTTCTCGATAAATTGTCGCAAGAACAAAGAGATGTTATCGAGGTTCTGATACAATTACCGAATTCTACAGAACCATTGACCGAAAAACAAAAAATCTCACTCAAGGTTTGGGATAACCATCAAACAGTGGAATATCTTCTGTTTGAAAGGTCGTTCCAAAATAAAACCATCCTGTATATCAATATACTGGAGGGATGGTTTGAAATTAATGGTACACGTCAAGAAATTGACAAATATAATCCTAGAAGTATTGCCCGGGTTTTGGCATATTTAGCCAACGATACAAAGATACAGTCTTCTAAAGAAGAGATTGTCGCACACGCAGTACCGGAAAAAAGCGAAAGTACGATCAAAGTAATGATTAAAGAAATCCGGGCAGCATTTGGCTCCGACATTATAAAAACGATACCTTCATATGGCTATCAGTTTAGCGAAAATTATGTAACCATTACAGACTTGCAGGAATTTAGAGAAACAGCGAAAACAAGACCTTACGAGACAGTGCAACTTATCATCAAAAATATTCTGCCAGAAAGTGCACGTTCACCTTTTGTCGTCCAACAACTTGTGGATATCTTCGACATTGCTGAATCGTCAGCGTTCCAAAAAAACGACAGTAAAACTGTGATTTTGATCAACGAAATGTATATGCAATACACAGAACTCGCATTCGCGAAGGAATCTAAAAGAAAGAAGGAATTGTACTGA